One genomic window of Mustela nigripes isolate SB6536 chromosome 15, MUSNIG.SB6536, whole genome shotgun sequence includes the following:
- the ESD gene encoding S-formylglutathione hydrolase isoform X1 encodes MRLIFTNKGRMALKEISSNKCFEGLQKVFEHDSVELSCKMKFGIYLPPKAETEKCPALYWLSGLTCTEQNFISKAGYQQAASEHGLIIIAPDTSPRGCSIKGEDESWDFGTGAGFYVDATEDPWKTNYRMYSYVTEELPRLINANFPVDPQRMSIFGHSMGGHGALICALKNPGKYKSVSAFAPICNPVLCPWGKKAFSGYLGTDQSKWKAYDATHLVKSYPGSQLDILIDQGKDDQFLTDGQLLPDNFIAACTEKKVPVVFRLQEGYDHSYYFIATFITDHIRHHAKYLNA; translated from the exons ATGAGATTAATCTTTACTAATAAAGGAAGAATGGCATTGAAGGAGATTTCCAGCAACAAGTGCTTTGAAGGGTTGCAGAAAGTTTTTGAACATGACAG TGTTGAACTGAGCTGCAAAATGAAATTTGGTATCTACTTACCAccaaaggcagaaactgaaaAATGCCCTGCACTGTATTGGCTGTCTG GTTTGACTTGCACAGAGCAGAATTTTATATCAAAGGCTGGTTATCAGCAAGCTGCCTCCGAACATGGCCTCATCATCATTGCTCCAGATACCAGCCCTC GGGGCTGCAGTATTAAAGGAGAAGATGAGAGCTGGGACTTCGGCACCGGTGCTGGATTTTATGTGGATGCCACTGAAGATCCTTGGAAGACTAACTACAGAATGTACTCTTATGTAACTGAGGAG CTTCCCCGGCTCATAAATGCCAATTTTCCAGTGGACCCCCAAAGGATGTCTATTTTTGGCCACTCCATGGGAGGCCATGGAGCTCTGATTTGTGCTTTGAAGAATCCTGGAAAGTACAAA tCTGTGTCGGCATTTGCTCCCATTTGCAACCCAGTGCTCTGTCCTTGGGGCAAAAAAGCCTTTAGTGGATATTTGGGAACAGATCAAAGTAAATGGAAG gctTATGATGCTACCCACCTTGTGAAGTCCTACCCAGGTTCCCAGCTGGACATACTGATTGATCAAGGGAAAGATGACCAGTTCCTTACAGATGGACAGTTACTACCTGATAACTTCATAGCTGCCTGTACGGAAAAGAAAGTCCCTGTTGTTTTTAGACTACAAGAG
- the ESD gene encoding S-formylglutathione hydrolase isoform X2, with translation MALKEISSNKCFEGLQKVFEHDSVELSCKMKFGIYLPPKAETEKCPALYWLSGLTCTEQNFISKAGYQQAASEHGLIIIAPDTSPRGCSIKGEDESWDFGTGAGFYVDATEDPWKTNYRMYSYVTEELPRLINANFPVDPQRMSIFGHSMGGHGALICALKNPGKYKSVSAFAPICNPVLCPWGKKAFSGYLGTDQSKWKAYDATHLVKSYPGSQLDILIDQGKDDQFLTDGQLLPDNFIAACTEKKVPVVFRLQEGYDHSYYFIATFITDHIRHHAKYLNA, from the exons ATGGCATTGAAGGAGATTTCCAGCAACAAGTGCTTTGAAGGGTTGCAGAAAGTTTTTGAACATGACAG TGTTGAACTGAGCTGCAAAATGAAATTTGGTATCTACTTACCAccaaaggcagaaactgaaaAATGCCCTGCACTGTATTGGCTGTCTG GTTTGACTTGCACAGAGCAGAATTTTATATCAAAGGCTGGTTATCAGCAAGCTGCCTCCGAACATGGCCTCATCATCATTGCTCCAGATACCAGCCCTC GGGGCTGCAGTATTAAAGGAGAAGATGAGAGCTGGGACTTCGGCACCGGTGCTGGATTTTATGTGGATGCCACTGAAGATCCTTGGAAGACTAACTACAGAATGTACTCTTATGTAACTGAGGAG CTTCCCCGGCTCATAAATGCCAATTTTCCAGTGGACCCCCAAAGGATGTCTATTTTTGGCCACTCCATGGGAGGCCATGGAGCTCTGATTTGTGCTTTGAAGAATCCTGGAAAGTACAAA tCTGTGTCGGCATTTGCTCCCATTTGCAACCCAGTGCTCTGTCCTTGGGGCAAAAAAGCCTTTAGTGGATATTTGGGAACAGATCAAAGTAAATGGAAG gctTATGATGCTACCCACCTTGTGAAGTCCTACCCAGGTTCCCAGCTGGACATACTGATTGATCAAGGGAAAGATGACCAGTTCCTTACAGATGGACAGTTACTACCTGATAACTTCATAGCTGCCTGTACGGAAAAGAAAGTCCCTGTTGTTTTTAGACTACAAGAG